In one Nocardioides luteus genomic region, the following are encoded:
- a CDS encoding ABC transporter ATP-binding protein: MIQIDALTKRYGRFTAVDNVTFTAEPGRVTGFLGPNGAGKSTTMRILVGLTDPSSGSAHLLGRHFSQLPNPGREVGVLLDASAQHGGRTGREILTLAARTMGLPKSRVAETLARVSLTEDEAGRRVRNYSLGMRQRLGIATALIGDPEVLILDEPANGLDPAGIRWMRDLLRGFADDGGTVLLSSHLLHEIEVIADDIVVIGNGRIVAQGTKQELLASGETYARSSDPTSLGRALQRAGHTAEITSEGAVRSDADLTTVGQIAFDAGLVLAELRAADGAGLEEMFLQLTAETQRDHLQTPEGEAA, translated from the coding sequence ATGATCCAGATCGATGCCCTCACCAAGAGGTACGGCAGGTTCACGGCCGTCGACAACGTGACCTTCACAGCCGAGCCCGGCCGGGTGACCGGCTTCCTCGGCCCCAACGGCGCCGGCAAGTCCACGACCATGCGCATCCTGGTCGGACTCACCGATCCGTCCTCCGGCAGCGCCCACCTCCTCGGCCGCCACTTCTCGCAGCTGCCCAACCCGGGCCGCGAGGTCGGCGTCCTGCTCGACGCCTCCGCCCAGCACGGCGGTCGCACCGGCCGCGAGATCCTGACGCTGGCCGCCCGCACCATGGGCCTGCCGAAGTCCCGCGTCGCCGAGACCCTCGCGCGGGTCAGCCTGACCGAGGACGAGGCCGGGCGCCGCGTACGCAACTACTCCCTAGGGATGCGGCAGCGGCTCGGGATCGCGACGGCCCTGATCGGAGACCCCGAGGTCCTGATCCTCGACGAGCCCGCCAACGGCCTCGACCCGGCCGGCATCCGCTGGATGCGCGACCTGCTGCGCGGCTTCGCCGACGACGGCGGCACCGTGCTGCTCTCCTCGCACCTGCTGCACGAGATCGAGGTGATCGCCGACGACATCGTGGTCATCGGCAACGGCCGGATCGTGGCGCAGGGCACCAAGCAGGAGCTGCTCGCCAGCGGCGAGACGTACGCCCGTTCCAGTGATCCCACCTCGCTCGGCCGGGCCCTCCAGCGGGCCGGGCACACCGCCGAGATCACCTCCGAGGGCGCCGTCCGCAGCGACGCCGACCTCACCACCGTCGGCCAGATCGCCTTCGACGCCGGGCTGGTGCTGGCCGAGCTCCGCGCCGCCGACGGCGCCGGGCTGGAGGAGATGTTCCTCCAGCTCACCGCAGAGACCCAGCGTGACCACCTCCAGACCCCGGAAGGGGAAGCAGCATGA
- a CDS encoding 3-isopropylmalate dehydrogenase, giving the protein MSTTNLAVIPGDGIGPEVTAEALKVLEVASPVKFEQTRYDLGAERYLATGEVLPESVLAEIKEQDAILLGAVGGKPNDPNLPPGILERGLLLKLRFELDHYVNLRPSRLFPGATSPLSAEVLNKGEIDFVVVREGTEGLYTGNGGAMRVGTPHEVATETSVNTAYGVERVVRDAFARAQARPRKKLTLVHKTNVLVNAGSLWWRITQQVAEEFPDVTVDYLHIDAVMIFLATDPARFDVIVTDNIFGDIITDLAAAITGGIGLAASGNINSTREFPSMFEPVHGSAPDIAGQQKADPTAAILSGALLLEHLGHPEAAAAIDAAVLADLSERGSEPRTTSEVGDAIAARVTS; this is encoded by the coding sequence ATGTCTACGACCAACCTCGCAGTGATCCCCGGCGACGGCATCGGGCCGGAGGTGACCGCCGAGGCGCTGAAGGTGCTCGAGGTCGCTTCTCCGGTGAAGTTCGAGCAGACCCGATACGACCTGGGCGCCGAGCGCTATCTCGCCACCGGTGAGGTGCTTCCCGAGTCCGTTCTCGCCGAGATCAAGGAGCAGGACGCGATCCTGCTCGGCGCGGTCGGCGGCAAGCCCAACGACCCGAACCTGCCTCCCGGCATCCTCGAGCGCGGGCTGCTGCTCAAGCTCCGCTTCGAGCTCGACCACTACGTCAACCTCCGTCCGAGCCGGCTCTTCCCGGGGGCGACCTCCCCGCTGTCGGCCGAGGTGCTGAACAAGGGCGAGATCGACTTCGTGGTCGTGCGCGAGGGCACCGAGGGCCTCTACACCGGCAACGGTGGCGCGATGCGGGTCGGAACCCCGCACGAGGTCGCCACCGAGACCTCGGTCAACACCGCTTACGGCGTGGAGCGGGTCGTACGCGACGCCTTCGCCCGCGCGCAGGCGCGTCCGCGCAAGAAGCTGACGCTGGTCCACAAGACCAACGTCCTCGTCAACGCCGGCTCGCTGTGGTGGCGGATCACCCAGCAGGTCGCCGAGGAGTTCCCCGACGTCACCGTGGACTACCTCCACATCGACGCGGTGATGATCTTCCTCGCCACCGACCCGGCCCGCTTCGACGTGATCGTCACCGACAACATCTTCGGCGACATCATCACCGACCTCGCCGCTGCCATCACCGGCGGCATCGGCCTGGCCGCCTCCGGCAACATCAACTCCACCCGGGAGTTCCCCTCGATGTTCGAGCCCGTCCACGGCTCAGCCCCCGACATCGCCGGCCAGCAGAAGGCGGACCCCACAGCGGCCATCCTGTCCGGGGCCCTTCTGCTCGAGCACCTCGGCCACCCCGAGGCTGCCGCCGCCATCGACGCCGCCGTGCTCGCCGACCTCTCCGAGCGCGGCTCCGAGCCGCGTACGACCTCTGAGGTCGGCGACGCGATCGCCGCGCGCGTAACCAGCTAG
- the efeO gene encoding iron uptake system protein EfeO, translating into MSRKAISVAALTALCLTGLAACGSDTDDSAAPKKKGASQVAVKLVSGSDGDVCELDTDTAAAGPVTFTVVNESAAGVTEVELMDGQKILGEKENLAPGLPEVSFTLTLGGGDYEVYCPGATEERIPFEVTGEAAAEPTGDTAELLAAGAKDYTTYVNTQLDAMVVGVQELQKAVDSGDVAAAQKAYADARPFYEKIESDVEGFVMEGFDPTDNKGNLDYLIDMRASNLDEAVGWSGFHAVERDLFEAKKITDQTKKYAADLVTNVTKLAEVGKTLEFKPEDLANGAAALLEEVQSGKITGEEEAYSHIDLVDFANNVEGAQQAYAALRPGLEKIDAELVKTIDGRFTAVTDDLEGYKDPTALGGYRPYTAELKASDGKKLSATVQSLQDVLGRLAEKAATA; encoded by the coding sequence ATGTCGCGTAAGGCGATCTCCGTTGCAGCACTCACCGCGCTGTGCCTGACCGGCCTCGCTGCCTGCGGCAGCGACACCGACGACTCGGCGGCGCCGAAGAAGAAGGGCGCGAGCCAGGTCGCGGTGAAGCTGGTCAGCGGCTCCGACGGTGACGTCTGCGAGCTCGACACTGACACCGCCGCTGCTGGACCGGTGACCTTCACGGTCGTCAACGAGTCGGCGGCCGGGGTCACCGAGGTCGAGCTGATGGACGGCCAGAAGATCCTCGGCGAGAAGGAGAACCTCGCCCCGGGCCTGCCCGAGGTGTCCTTCACCCTCACCCTCGGCGGTGGTGACTACGAGGTCTACTGCCCGGGCGCCACCGAGGAGCGGATCCCCTTCGAGGTCACCGGCGAGGCCGCGGCGGAGCCGACCGGCGACACCGCCGAGCTGCTCGCCGCGGGCGCGAAGGACTACACGACCTACGTCAACACGCAGCTCGATGCGATGGTCGTCGGTGTCCAGGAGCTGCAGAAGGCCGTCGACTCGGGCGACGTCGCCGCGGCCCAGAAGGCCTACGCCGACGCCCGCCCCTTCTACGAGAAGATCGAGTCCGACGTCGAGGGCTTCGTGATGGAGGGCTTCGACCCGACCGACAACAAGGGCAACCTCGACTACCTGATCGACATGCGCGCCTCCAACCTCGACGAGGCGGTCGGCTGGAGCGGCTTCCACGCCGTCGAGCGTGACCTGTTCGAGGCGAAGAAGATCACCGACCAGACCAAGAAGTACGCCGCCGACCTGGTCACCAACGTCACCAAGCTCGCCGAGGTCGGCAAGACCCTGGAGTTCAAGCCCGAGGACCTCGCCAACGGTGCCGCCGCGCTGCTCGAGGAGGTCCAGTCGGGCAAGATCACCGGCGAGGAGGAGGCCTACAGCCACATCGACCTGGTCGACTTCGCCAACAACGTCGAGGGCGCTCAGCAGGCCTACGCCGCGCTCCGCCCGGGTCTGGAGAAGATCGACGCCGAGCTGGTCAAGACCATCGACGGGCGCTTCACCGCCGTCACCGACGACCTCGAGGGCTACAAGGACCCGACGGCGCTGGGTGGCTACCGTCCCTACACCGCCGAGCTGAAGGCCTCCGACGGCAAGAAGCTGTCGGCCACGGTGCAGTCGCTGCAGGACGTGCTCGGCCGGCTGGCGGAGAAGGCAGCGACGGCCTGA
- the efeB gene encoding iron uptake transporter deferrochelatase/peroxidase subunit: protein MTTEGKGFSRRRLIAGAGGGVAAGAAAGFLGGRVAAPAEAAASDGLDLSQAYDFYTGDHQVGIATPPQRHLVFMSLDVVEGTTAEQLKVLFARWSAAMATMMKGNPVGSVEPTRSNGVPQDTGEAYDLSPASLTVTLGLGPKLFDDRFGLAGRGPKLLAEIPRLPSDELKPELCGGDLALQACADDPQVAYHAIRDLIRIGRGLVTTRWTVLGFGRASAGKGQKTPRNLMGLKDGTRNIKSEKDLDEFVWVADQDEPVWMQGGSYLVTRKINMDIEVWDGTTIDTQHVTIGRDKAEGAPLGGEKEFDTPDFKAVRDGKPVIDPTSHVALAASENNGGAKILRRGYNFTDGLNSLGQLDAGLFFIAFMKDPATFVDLQRKLGRVDLLNEYIAHVGSAIFAVPRAPKSGHFLAQELFD, encoded by the coding sequence ATGACCACCGAAGGCAAGGGCTTCTCCCGGCGCCGGCTCATCGCCGGCGCCGGGGGTGGCGTCGCGGCCGGCGCGGCGGCGGGCTTCCTCGGTGGCCGTGTCGCCGCGCCCGCCGAAGCGGCAGCCTCTGACGGGCTCGACCTCTCCCAGGCGTACGACTTCTACACCGGCGACCACCAGGTCGGCATCGCCACGCCGCCGCAGCGGCACCTGGTCTTCATGTCCCTCGACGTCGTCGAGGGCACCACGGCCGAGCAGCTGAAGGTGCTCTTCGCACGCTGGTCGGCGGCGATGGCGACGATGATGAAGGGCAACCCGGTCGGCTCCGTCGAGCCGACGCGGAGCAACGGCGTACCGCAGGACACGGGGGAGGCGTACGACCTCTCGCCGGCCTCGCTCACCGTCACCCTCGGGCTCGGGCCCAAGCTCTTCGACGACCGCTTCGGCCTGGCGGGCCGGGGCCCGAAGCTGCTCGCCGAGATCCCGCGGCTGCCCTCCGACGAGCTCAAGCCCGAGCTGTGCGGTGGCGATCTCGCGCTGCAGGCGTGCGCCGACGACCCGCAGGTGGCCTACCACGCGATCCGCGACCTGATCCGGATCGGACGCGGCCTGGTCACCACCCGCTGGACCGTGCTCGGCTTCGGTCGCGCCTCCGCGGGCAAGGGGCAGAAGACGCCGCGCAACCTGATGGGCCTCAAGGACGGCACCCGCAACATCAAGTCCGAGAAGGACCTCGACGAGTTCGTCTGGGTCGCCGATCAGGACGAGCCGGTGTGGATGCAGGGCGGCAGCTACCTGGTCACCCGCAAGATCAACATGGACATCGAGGTCTGGGACGGCACGACCATCGACACCCAGCACGTCACCATCGGTCGCGACAAGGCCGAGGGTGCGCCGCTGGGCGGCGAGAAGGAGTTCGACACCCCGGACTTCAAGGCCGTACGCGACGGCAAGCCGGTCATCGATCCGACCTCGCACGTCGCGCTGGCGGCCTCGGAGAACAACGGCGGCGCCAAGATCCTGCGCCGCGGCTACAACTTCACCGACGGGCTCAACTCGCTCGGTCAGCTCGACGCCGGGCTGTTCTTCATCGCCTTCATGAAGGACCCCGCGACCTTCGTCGACCTGCAGCGCAAGCTCGGGCGCGTCGATCTGCTCAACGAGTACATCGCCCACGTCGGCTCGGCGATCTTCGCCGTCCCGCGCGCGCCGAAGTCAGGCCACTTCCTGGCCCAGGAGCTCTTCGACTAG
- a CDS encoding DsbA family oxidoreductase, with translation MRIDVWSDVVCPWCYIGKRHLEEALERFEHSDDVEIVYHSFELDPTAPEVPVETTVEALAKKFGASVDQARELMKRANEPAAAAGLEFRHEDTPHARTIDAHRLLHLAKAEGKQAALKEELLAAYFTRGESMGDHAVLKQSAVNVGLDAGRVDEVLASEEFAGDVQADIEQARAYGATGVPFYVVEGKYGVSGAQPTDLFSQLLEKVHAETRPALTIVGDGDACGPDGCAI, from the coding sequence ATGCGTATTGATGTCTGGTCCGACGTCGTCTGTCCCTGGTGCTACATCGGCAAGCGCCATCTCGAGGAAGCCCTCGAGCGCTTCGAGCACAGCGACGACGTCGAGATCGTCTACCACTCCTTCGAGCTCGACCCGACCGCTCCCGAGGTCCCGGTGGAGACCACCGTCGAGGCCCTCGCGAAGAAGTTCGGCGCCTCGGTCGACCAGGCCCGCGAGCTGATGAAGCGGGCCAACGAGCCTGCCGCGGCGGCCGGCCTGGAGTTCCGCCACGAGGACACCCCGCACGCGCGGACCATCGACGCCCACCGGCTGCTCCACCTCGCCAAGGCCGAGGGCAAGCAGGCCGCGCTCAAGGAGGAGCTGCTCGCTGCGTACTTCACCCGCGGGGAGTCGATGGGTGACCACGCCGTGCTGAAGCAGTCCGCCGTGAACGTCGGTCTCGACGCCGGCCGGGTGGACGAGGTGCTCGCCAGCGAGGAGTTCGCCGGCGACGTCCAGGCCGACATCGAGCAGGCCCGCGCCTACGGCGCCACCGGGGTGCCGTTCTACGTCGTCGAGGGGAAGTACGGCGTCTCCGGCGCCCAGCCGACCGACCTGTTCAGCCAGCTGCTGGAGAAGGTGCACGCCGAGACCAGGCCCGCGCTCACGATCGTCGGTGACGGCGACGCCTGCGGACCCGACGGCTGCGCGATCTGA
- the ilvN gene encoding acetolactate synthase small subunit — MSIQPVKTGGKHTLSVLVENKPGVLARVAALFSRRGFNIESLAVGPTEHDEVSRMTVVVNLENTPLEQVTKQLNKLVEVIKIVELEPETRVQRALMLVKITATTETRSQVLDTIQLFRAKVVDVSTDTVIVQLAGNTGKLNDFLRVIEPFGIRELSQSGMVGMGRGSRSISERSLRSVAVPAPPSAV, encoded by the coding sequence ATGAGCATCCAGCCCGTGAAGACCGGCGGCAAGCACACGCTGAGCGTCCTGGTCGAGAACAAGCCCGGCGTCCTGGCCCGTGTGGCCGCGCTCTTCTCGCGCCGCGGCTTCAACATCGAATCCCTCGCGGTGGGACCGACCGAGCACGACGAGGTCTCCCGCATGACGGTCGTCGTCAACCTCGAGAACACCCCCCTCGAGCAGGTCACCAAGCAGCTCAACAAGCTGGTCGAGGTGATCAAGATCGTCGAGCTCGAGCCCGAGACGCGCGTCCAGCGTGCGCTCATGCTGGTCAAGATCACCGCCACCACGGAGACCCGCAGCCAGGTGCTCGACACCATTCAGCTCTTCCGCGCCAAGGTCGTCGACGTGTCCACCGACACCGTCATCGTCCAGCTGGCCGGCAACACCGGCAAGCTCAATGACTTCCTCCGGGTCATCGAGCCCTTCGGTATCCGTGAGCTCTCCCAGTCCGGCATGGTCGGCATGGGCCGCGGCTCCCGGTCGATCTCCGAGCGCAGCCTGCGATCCGTGGCTGTGCCCGCTCCGCCTTCCGCGGTCTGA
- the ilvC gene encoding ketol-acid reductoisomerase, whose translation MAEIFYDDDADLALIQAKKVAVIGYGSQGHAHALNLRDSGVDVRIGLQPGSKSTPKAEEEGFKVLSPADAAAEADVIVILAPDQHQRGLYNDQLAPHVTAGKTLVFGHGFNVRFGYIKAPEGVDVILVAPKAPGHTVRREYVAGRGIPDIIAVEQDASGSAWDLAKSYAKGIGGTRAGVIKTTFTEETETDLFGEQAVLCGGVSHLVQAGFETLTEAGYQPEIAYFEVLHELKLIVDLMWEGGIAKQRWSISDTAEYGDYVSGPRVIGPQVKETMQQVLAEIQDGSFAARFIADQDNGAVEFQKLREEEAGHPIEATGKALRAHFSWSQTDDDYTEGSAAR comes from the coding sequence GTGGCTGAGATTTTCTACGACGACGACGCCGACCTCGCGCTGATCCAGGCGAAGAAGGTCGCCGTCATCGGCTACGGCAGCCAGGGCCACGCCCACGCGCTCAACCTGCGTGACTCCGGTGTGGACGTGCGCATCGGCCTGCAGCCCGGCTCGAAGTCGACCCCGAAGGCCGAGGAGGAGGGCTTCAAGGTCCTCAGCCCCGCCGACGCGGCCGCCGAGGCCGACGTGATCGTCATCCTCGCTCCCGACCAGCACCAGCGCGGTCTCTACAACGACCAGCTCGCGCCCCACGTGACCGCCGGCAAGACCCTCGTCTTCGGCCACGGCTTCAACGTGCGCTTCGGCTACATCAAGGCGCCCGAGGGCGTCGACGTGATCCTGGTGGCCCCGAAGGCCCCGGGCCACACGGTCCGTCGTGAGTACGTCGCCGGCCGCGGCATCCCGGACATCATCGCCGTCGAGCAGGACGCCTCCGGTTCCGCCTGGGACCTCGCGAAGTCCTACGCCAAGGGCATCGGCGGCACCCGCGCCGGCGTCATCAAGACGACCTTCACCGAGGAGACCGAGACCGACCTCTTCGGCGAGCAGGCCGTGCTCTGCGGCGGCGTGTCCCACCTGGTCCAGGCCGGGTTCGAGACGCTGACCGAGGCCGGCTACCAGCCCGAGATCGCCTACTTCGAGGTGCTCCACGAGCTCAAGCTCATCGTCGACCTGATGTGGGAGGGCGGCATCGCCAAGCAGCGCTGGTCGATCTCCGACACCGCTGAGTACGGCGACTACGTCTCCGGCCCGCGCGTCATCGGCCCGCAGGTCAAGGAGACCATGCAGCAGGTGCTCGCGGAGATCCAGGACGGCTCCTTCGCCGCCCGCTTCATCGCCGACCAGGACAACGGTGCGGTCGAGTTCCAGAAGCTGCGCGAGGAGGAGGCCGGTCACCCGATCGAGGCCACCGGCAAGGCCCTGCGCGCCCACTTCTCGTGGAGCCAGACCGACGACGACTACACCGAGGGTTCGGCCGCCCGCTGA
- the efeU gene encoding iron uptake transporter permease EfeU codes for MLPTFVIGLREGLEAALIVSIIATFLRRNRAPLRGLWIGVGAGIGLSVAVGVALRLLEQALPQRQQEMLECVIGVIAIVFVTGMIRWMHTHARSLKGELEKAAAAALGAGTLTAMALMGFLAVLREGFETSVFLLATIQNATSAPAAILGALLGLAISIGLGWGIYAGGLRLNLKMFFQVTGVFLVFVAAGLVMFALRTGHEAGWVTVGQGRTVDLSWLIPNGSVRSAVITGILGVPADPRVIEVLGWLAYLVPMLAMLLLPARLRPGAALARRLRIGGAVAAVAVAAVLFVLVPLPGVDVPREAPLADGRTAVLAVSGDRATLTADGEKIELGNPTDHTGNADTAWHAEGSGDLPATLTAGDLLTYTGNRVPVGLNLTTAPGPYEARWTDTTRHTVLSRDDGLVDVRTTGKLLLTIEGGGLISPRTFTVDGAALQVEETYAADLSATIAEADRAAHDRLLWKHWVPVALIVLAGLLLWQSLRRPGRATEPRAVNDPGHEGPRESSVEGTTHVA; via the coding sequence ATGCTTCCAACGTTCGTCATCGGCCTGCGCGAGGGGCTCGAGGCGGCGCTGATCGTGTCGATCATCGCCACCTTCCTGCGCCGCAACCGCGCCCCGCTGCGCGGGCTGTGGATCGGGGTCGGCGCCGGCATCGGGCTGAGCGTCGCCGTCGGTGTCGCGCTGCGCCTGCTCGAGCAGGCGCTGCCGCAGCGGCAGCAGGAGATGCTCGAGTGCGTCATCGGCGTGATCGCCATCGTGTTCGTGACCGGGATGATCCGCTGGATGCACACCCACGCCCGCAGCCTCAAGGGCGAGCTCGAGAAGGCGGCGGCCGCGGCGCTGGGCGCCGGCACGCTGACCGCGATGGCGCTGATGGGCTTCCTGGCCGTGCTGCGCGAGGGTTTCGAGACCTCCGTCTTCCTGCTCGCCACGATCCAGAACGCCACCAGCGCCCCGGCCGCGATCCTCGGCGCCCTCCTCGGTCTGGCCATCTCCATCGGGCTCGGCTGGGGGATCTACGCCGGCGGCCTGCGCCTCAACCTGAAGATGTTCTTCCAGGTCACCGGGGTCTTCCTGGTCTTCGTCGCTGCCGGGCTGGTGATGTTTGCGCTGCGCACCGGGCACGAGGCGGGCTGGGTGACCGTCGGCCAGGGCCGCACGGTCGACCTGTCCTGGCTCATCCCCAACGGCTCGGTGCGCTCGGCCGTGATCACCGGGATCCTCGGCGTCCCCGCCGACCCGCGCGTGATCGAGGTGCTCGGCTGGCTCGCCTACCTGGTGCCGATGCTCGCGATGCTGCTCCTGCCCGCCCGGCTGCGCCCGGGCGCCGCGCTCGCGCGACGGCTGCGGATCGGCGGCGCCGTCGCCGCCGTGGCCGTCGCCGCCGTGCTCTTCGTCCTCGTGCCGCTGCCGGGCGTCGACGTGCCCCGCGAGGCACCGCTGGCGGACGGACGTACGGCGGTGCTGGCCGTCTCGGGTGACCGGGCGACCCTGACCGCCGACGGCGAGAAGATCGAGCTCGGCAACCCCACCGACCACACCGGCAACGCCGACACCGCCTGGCACGCGGAGGGTTCCGGCGACCTGCCGGCCACCCTCACCGCGGGGGACCTGCTCACCTACACCGGCAACAGGGTCCCAGTCGGCCTCAACCTCACCACCGCGCCGGGCCCCTACGAGGCCCGCTGGACCGACACCACCCGTCACACGGTGCTGAGCCGTGACGACGGCCTGGTCGACGTACGCACCACCGGCAAGCTCCTGCTCACGATCGAGGGCGGCGGCCTGATCTCGCCGCGCACCTTCACCGTCGACGGCGCCGCGCTGCAGGTCGAGGAGACCTACGCGGCCGACCTGTCGGCGACGATCGCCGAGGCGGACCGAGCCGCCCACGACCGGCTGCTGTGGAAGCACTGGGTGCCGGTCGCCCTCATCGTCCTCGCCGGGCTGCTGCTGTGGCAGTCCCTGCGCAGGCCCGGCCGCGCCACCGAACCGCGCGCCGTCAACGACCCCGGCCACGAAGGGCCTCGGGAGTCATCAGTGGAAGGAACCACCCATGTCGCGTAA
- a CDS encoding O-methyltransferase: MSAPPELPDIVTRAFDVSRRAGYVSFCRNETGRLLATLAATRSGTMAEFGTGCGVGTAWLRSGVRGAAAQIVSAELDEHLAKEASEIFADDPQVEVIAADWAILRDRGPFALLFLDAETPGGVSPDQLADLVEEGGIVVIDDLIPTDLWPPIVYGRVDSLRESWLTDERFTTVEVMVAPDTSVLLATKR, translated from the coding sequence GTGAGCGCACCTCCAGAGCTGCCAGACATCGTGACCCGCGCCTTCGACGTCTCCCGTCGCGCGGGCTATGTGTCGTTCTGCCGCAACGAGACCGGACGATTGCTGGCGACCCTGGCGGCCACGCGAAGCGGCACGATGGCGGAGTTCGGCACCGGGTGCGGCGTCGGCACCGCGTGGCTGCGCAGCGGCGTACGCGGCGCGGCCGCCCAGATCGTCTCCGCCGAACTCGACGAGCATCTCGCGAAGGAGGCCTCCGAGATCTTCGCCGACGACCCGCAGGTCGAGGTGATCGCTGCCGACTGGGCGATCCTGCGCGACCGTGGCCCGTTCGCACTGCTCTTCCTGGACGCCGAGACCCCGGGCGGGGTCTCCCCCGACCAGCTCGCCGACCTCGTCGAGGAGGGCGGCATCGTCGTCATCGACGACCTCATCCCCACCGACCTGTGGCCGCCGATCGTCTACGGCCGCGTGGACAGCCTGCGCGAGTCGTGGCTCACCGACGAGCGCTTCACCACCGTCGAGGTGATGGTCGCCCCCGACACGAGCGTCCTGCTCGCCACCAAGCGCTGA
- a CDS encoding ABC transporter permease, whose product MTTTTIAPEPAGPAAVRRRERPVPAPIPFGRIAGIELRKMFDTRSGFWLMASLVVLSLAATAATIIFVDADNLDYEGFASAWGIPMSVILPMIAVLAVTSEWSARSALTTFTLVPGRGRVISAKAVVTALVGVVAIAVAALVGALGYLGVAAVMDLDPVWNLSFAELARVTLASEIGMFMGFMLGTLFRSSPAAIVAYFVYALVLPGVSSALASTNTWWAEHATWFDLNWATMNLYSEMTDKMWAQLGVAGLIWLVIPMLVGLRLVLKSEVK is encoded by the coding sequence ATGACCACCACGACCATCGCCCCGGAGCCGGCCGGCCCGGCTGCGGTACGCCGCCGCGAGCGGCCCGTGCCCGCCCCGATCCCCTTCGGCCGGATCGCCGGCATCGAGCTGCGCAAGATGTTCGACACCCGCTCGGGGTTCTGGCTGATGGCCAGCCTGGTCGTGCTCTCCCTGGCCGCGACCGCGGCCACGATCATCTTCGTGGACGCCGACAACCTCGACTACGAGGGCTTCGCGAGTGCGTGGGGCATCCCGATGTCCGTGATCCTGCCGATGATCGCGGTGCTCGCCGTCACGAGTGAGTGGAGCGCTCGCAGCGCGCTGACGACCTTCACCCTGGTGCCCGGACGTGGTCGCGTGATCAGTGCGAAGGCCGTGGTCACCGCCCTGGTCGGAGTCGTCGCCATCGCGGTCGCAGCACTCGTCGGCGCCCTGGGCTACCTCGGCGTGGCAGCCGTCATGGATCTCGACCCCGTCTGGAACCTCTCCTTCGCCGAGCTCGCCCGGGTCACCCTGGCCAGCGAGATCGGGATGTTCATGGGCTTCATGCTCGGCACGCTCTTCCGCAGCTCGCCGGCCGCGATCGTGGCGTACTTCGTCTACGCCCTCGTCCTGCCCGGCGTCTCCTCGGCGCTCGCCTCGACCAACACCTGGTGGGCCGAGCACGCGACCTGGTTCGACCTCAACTGGGCGACGATGAACCTGTACTCCGAGATGACCGACAAGATGTGGGCCCAACTCGGCGTCGCCGGCCTGATCTGGCTGGTGATCCCGATGCTCGTCGGCCTCCGCCTGGTCCTCAAGTCCGAGGTCAAATAA